CAAATAGTAGTAGATGTAATGCTAGGTAGTACAAATATTACTATTAAAGAATTTTTAGATTTATCTGCAGGAGATATTTTATCTTTAGATAAAACCGCTGGTTCAGGTGGTGATATCTATGTGAATAAAAGAATTGTTGGAACTGGAGATATAATTGTTATTGAAGAAAAACTTGCAGTAAGAGTCCAAGAAACCATGGATTCTGATAATGTAGTAAGATATTTCTTTGAAGAAAATATGGCATAGGAGTTTAATATGGCAGTAGAAAATGTAACAGTAAATTCAAGTACAGGAATTGATGGTAGTTCATATACTAGTTCTATTAGTAATGATCAATTAACAAATGAAGATTT
This genomic interval from Arcobacter sp. LA11 contains the following:
- a CDS encoding FliM/FliN family flagellar motor switch protein yields the protein MEISERDYDLLVDTQIVVDVMLGSTNITIKEFLDLSAGDILSLDKTAGSGGDIYVNKRIVGTGDIIVIEEKLAVRVQETMDSDNVVRYFFEENMA